In a single window of the Rhopalosiphum padi isolate XX-2018 chromosome 1, ASM2088224v1, whole genome shotgun sequence genome:
- the LOC132923716 gene encoding protein scarlet-like: MFGTKLQSRTLDLRYNEMWNDWDSTAEHQMPKKYVHGHLVLSWKKINVHVKQTTKTFFRGTKTSYKQILHNVSGNVQCGNLLGIMGPSGSGKTTLMATISHRTKGNFEGELLLNGQPISEEVMIKISGFVPQQDISFDQLTALEHLSLMANLKVSRKTTKIELKEHIDEIVSTLGMTKFLNTRISFLSGGERKKIALAVQLLNNPPILFCDEITTGLDSYSAAHIVNTLKSVARMGKIVICTIHQPASGVFGKFDDVLLLSNGLLAYQGPVTMVHQLFQKFNYECPDMFNEADFVISILNSENEKVKENVKEMCKLTSSDQQMDLNYDLFNNQTKFDPQQIVNLETQKPTWPTQFNLVFNRSIKCFARNYKNHLLELGTIWFLGIIISAPFANLQFDTKAVQNWEGFWLIFVINYVFHFSYSAIPLYQVKFAIVHREIHNKVYPLSAYFLSELVIVVFWIMIKMLFYCVSAFWIVGADQSSLQLLSFYLLAFAAYSYGSLLSAYFTYLENTMIFATLYDFLSLPLSGAYLSFMSLPKVIYSLRYFSLFFLGCETASVLFWDRIKFLPCVDVTNCLNSGKAVLRKYGYISSELYSDMVILALVCILANIFGYFRVLKKMKKQPAY, from the exons ATGTTTGGCACGAAGTTGCAA agccGAACGCTGGATTTGCGATACAATGAGATGTGGAACGATTGGGACAGCACGGCTGAACATCAAATGCCGAAGAAGTATGTACACGGACATTTGGTGTTgtcttggaaaaaaattaatgtacatGTGAAACAAACTACCAAAACTTTTTTCCGGGGAACGAAAACCTCATACAAGCAAATACTACACAACG ttaGTGGGAACGTACAATGTGGAAACCTTCTTGGAATAATGGGTCCAAG tgGTTCAGGAAAAACTACATTGATGGCAACCATAAGTCACCGAACTAAAG gaaattttgAAGGAGAATTATTACTCAACGGACAACCAATATCTGAAGAAGTCATGATTAAGATATCTGGTTTTGTTCCTCAACAAGATATCAGTTTTGATCAGTTGACAGCATTGGAACACTTGTCTCTGATG GCCAATTTGAAAGTATCAcgaaaaacaactaaaatagaattaaaagaACACATCGATGAAATAGTTTCCACGTTGGGCATGACTAAGTTCTTGAACACGAGAATATCGTTTTTATCCGGAGGAGAACGGAAAAAAATCGCTCTCGcagttcaattattaaataatccaCCTATATTGTTTTGTGACGAAATAACAACAGGTCTAGACAGTTACTCTGCCGCACACATTGTAAACACTTTAAAAAGTGTCGCACGAATGGGTAAAATTGTGATATGTACCATTCATCAACCAGCGTCTGGTGTATTTGGAAAATTCGatgatgtattattgttatcaaatgGATTATTAGCATATCAAGGACCTGTCACAATGGTCCATCAGTTATTCCAAAA GTTCAATTATGAATGCCCGGATATGTTCAATGAAGCTGACTTTGTGATTTCTATTCTTAATTCTGAAAATGAAAAAGTGAAAGAAAACGTAAAAGAAATGTGCAAGTTAACATCATCAGATCAacaaatggatttaaattatgatttatttaacaatCAA aCTAAATTTGATCCTCAACAAATAGTAAACTTAGAAAC gcaAAAACCAACATGGCCAACACagtttaatttggtttttaatagATCTATCAAATGTTTTGCAAGAAATTACAAAAATCATCTACTGGAACTGGGAACTATTTGg tttttaggTATCATTATTTCTGCTCCATTTGCAAACCTGCAGTTTGATACAAAAGCAGTACAAAATTGGGAAGGATTTTGGTTGATATTTGTCATTAACTATGTGTTCCACTTCAGTTATTCTGCTATCCCATTATATCAAGTTAAATTTGCAATTGTCCACCGAGAAATTCACAATAAAGTATACCCATTGAGTGCATATTTTTTGTCCGAATTGGTGATAGTG gTTTTTtggataatgataaaaatgttattttactgTGTTTCTGCGTTTTGGATTGTTGGTGCTGATCAGAGTAGCTTGCAACTAttgtcgttttatttattagcgTTTGCAGCCTATTCATATG GAAGTTTGTTGTCAGCATATTTTACTTATCTAGAAAACACTATGATATTTGCAACACTGTACGACTTTTTGTCATTACCTCTCAGTGGTgcttatttatcatttat gtcTTTACCAAAAGTGATATATTCTCTAAGATACTTTTCGCTGTTCTTCCTTGGTTGTGAAACAGCATCAGTTTTATTTTGGGACcgaattaaatttttac CGTGTGTTGATGTTACTAATTGTTTGAACAGCGGAAAAGCAGTATTAAGAAAGTATGGTTATATAAGTAGTGAATTATATTCAGACATGGTGATATTAGCTTTGGTTTGTATATTAGCAAATATATTTGGTTACTTCCGTGTTCTAAAAAAGATGAAAAAACAACCAgcctattaa
- the LOC132923723 gene encoding uncharacterized protein LOC132923723 encodes MDTPNHGSVKDMGDIGEVLRDVTDLSPEDLKKQNRNLQKFLVKVIDMLKEKADRCVTQEKHIEALTLQTTSLKEVVDITKHMLAIRNTEVNRMTEDLESLQGKINEERTRHSAIIEKMNLAAKLNDELRSEYKQQSERFENMRVKYDEKFSILSEENKRLQDAQPTETTD; translated from the exons ATGGACACCCCTAACCACGGATCCGTTAAG GATATGGGAGATATTGGAGAAGTTTTACGTGACGTGACTGATTTATCACCTGAAGATTTGAAAAAACAGAATAGAAACCTACAGAAATTTTTAGTTAAAGTGATTGATATGTTAAAAGAAAAGGCCGATCGATGTGTCACACAGGAAAAACATATTGAAGCGCTCACGTTACAA ACGACTTCATTGAAAGAAGTTGTGGACATCACAAAACACATGTTGGCTATTCGTAACACAGAAGTGAATCGTATGACAGAAGATTTGGAAAGTCTTCAAGGCAAAATCAACGAAGAGAGAACTCGTCACAGtgcaataattgaaaaaatgaatttagCCGCTAA GTTAAATGATGAACTCAGATCTGAATATAAACAACAATCTGAACGTTTTGAAAATATGCGCGTTAAGTACGACGAAAAGTTTTCAATACTTTCGGAAGAAAATAAAAGATTACAAGATGCACAACCCACCGAAACGACTGATTGA